The Vigna unguiculata cultivar IT97K-499-35 chromosome 6, ASM411807v1, whole genome shotgun sequence genome contains a region encoding:
- the LOC114187812 gene encoding protein MAIN-LIKE 1-like, with the protein MVCTAWRHGAYRQAPAQWPLCCVVGLGSDTVPLEIEALLFLKPAGKVGCVDEWCAFERKGGARKRPTASARRRGQHEANVVEDDVVENEVPDVPREDEQVIDNDGGGFPGGPYDTSLLTQYQDHVARMIWDGQDRVVKVVSHIKKVKKLGRPHPAVAPFVLASGLSPLCDILYEYIDLGLVLGFVERWHPETNTFHLPIGEMTITLDDVWSLLHLSISGNFCSTENLEYEDFVQILTTLLGVDRAMACVELNQSRGAQVRLSWLRDLYHSCCENELWEFAARAYLLHLVGCTIFANKSTTYVRTHYLELFRDLSTCRTYGWGVAALVHLYEQLGDASFANTKQLAGYLPLLQAWIYEHFPTLGRKQVRDTYVETEPRALRYVTGRAISAIADVRVQLDGLTYDGMIWNPYVAHRAARQLVTHGMFSGILRVGTVVQRHLPERVLRQFGFIQPIPRPLVRFP; encoded by the exons AtggtatgcaccgcctggcggcatggagcttaccgccaggcgccagcgcagTGGCCACTCTGCTGCGTGGTTGGGTTGGGTTCTGATACAGTGCCATTGGAAATAGAGGCATTG CTTTTTCTTAAACCTGCTGGAAAGGTGGGTTGTGTTGATGAGTGGTGTGCGTTTGAGAGGAAG GGTGGTGCACGAAAGAGACCGACAGCATCGGCTCGTAGAAGGGGTCAGCATGAGGCTAATGTTGTTGAGGATGACGTTGTTGAGAATGAGGTTCCTGACGTTCCTCGGGAGGACGAGCAGGTCATTGATAACGATGGTGGCGGATTTCCTGGTGGGCCGTATGATACATCTTTATTGACGCAGTACCAGGATCATGTTGCACGCATGATATGGGATGGTCAG GATCGAGTTGTGAAAGTGGTCTcccatattaaaaaagttaagaaattagGACGTCCTCACCCTGCTGTTGCACCTTTTGTGTTAGCTTCTGGATTATCGCCTTTGTGCGacattttatatgaatatatcgATCTTGGGTTAGTATTGGGTTTCGTGGAGAGATGGCATCCCGAGACTAATACTTTTCATTTACCCATTGGGGAGATGACCATCACTTTGGATGACGTATGGTCACTTCTCCATCTTTCCATCAGTGGAAACTTTTGCTCCACTGAAAATCTGGAATATGAAGATTTTGTTCAGATTTTGACGACACTTCTTGGTGTTGACCGGGCCATGGCATGTGTGGAGCTGAATCAAAGTCGGGGTGCACAGGTCCGACTGAGCTGGTTGAGAGACTTGTATCACAGCTGTTGTGAAAACGAGCTATGGGAGTTTGCTGCACGTGCATATCTTTTGCACCTTGTAGGGTGCACGATATTTGCTAACAAAAGCACCACATATGTTCGTACACATTATCTCGAGCTATTTAGAGATCTCTCCACATGTCGTACATATGGTTGGGGAGTTGCTGCTCTTGTCCACTTATATGAGCAACTAGGAGATGCCAGCTTTGCAAATACAAAGCAATTAGCTGGATATCTACCTCTTCTGCAG GCTTGGATATACGAGCACTTCCCTACATTGGGAAGGAAGCAAGTACGGGATACATATGTGGAGACCGAACCCCGTGCTCTACGTTATGTCACTGGACGCGCCATTTCCGCTATAGCTGATGTTAGAGTCCAGTTGGATGGCTTGACATATGATGGGATGATTTGGAACCCATATGTAGCACACAGAGCTGCTCGACAACTGGTAACACATGGCATGTTTTCTGGCATCTTGAGGGTTGGGACCGTCGTACAACGTCATTTGCCGGAGCGTGTGTTGCGACAATTTGGCTTCATCCAGCCTATTCCACGACCGCTAGTTCGGTTCCCATGA